Proteins encoded in a region of the Falco rusticolus isolate bFalRus1 chromosome 10, bFalRus1.pri, whole genome shotgun sequence genome:
- the IPO7 gene encoding importin-7 isoform X1 produces MCARRGAAPAPAPALRLLLVPPPPWTPTPSSRPCGAPWTRRCGKPPRGSSTRRKLCLPQQNQDLQAHKSGNFVSTLLQITMSEQLDLPVRQAGVIYLKNMITQYWPDRETAPGEIPPYSIPEEDRHCIRENIVEAIIHSPELIRVQLTTCIHHIIKHDYPSRWTAVVEKIGFYLQSDNSACWLGILLCLYQLVKNYEYKKPEERSPLIAAMQHFLPVLKDRFIQLLSDPSDQSVLIQKQIFKIFYALVQYTLPLELINQQNLTEWVEILKTVVDRDVPAETLQVDEDDRPELPWWKCKKWALHILARLFERYGSPGNVSKEYNEFAEVFLKAFAVGVQQVLLKVLYQYKEKQYMAPRVLQQTLNYINQGVSHAVTWKNLKPHIQGIIQDVIFPLMCYTDADEELWQEDPYEYIRMKFDVFEDFISPTTAAQTLLFTSCSKRKEVLQKTMGFCYQILTEPNADPRKKDGALHMIGSLAEILLKKKIYKDQMEYMLQNHVFPLFSSELGYMRARACWVLHYFCEVKFKSDQNLQTALELTRRCLIDDREMPVKVEAAIALQVLISNQEKAKEYITPFIRPVMQALLHIIRETENDDLTNVIQKMICEYSEEVTPIAVEMTQHLAMTFNQVIQTGPDEEGSDDKAVTAMGILNTIDTLLSVVEDHKEITQQLEGICLQVIGTVLQQHVLEFYEEIFSLAHSLTCQQVSAQMWQLLPLVFEVFQQDGFDYFTDMMPLLHNYVTVDTDTLLSDTKYLEMIYSMCKKVLTGVAGEDAECHAAKLLEVIILQCKGRGIDQCIPLFVEAALERLTREVKTSELRTMCLQVAIAALYYNPHLLLNTLENLRFPNNVEPVTNHFITQWLNDVDCFLGLHDRKMCVLGLCALIDLEQIPQVLNQVAGQILPAFILLFNGLKRAYACHAEHENDSDDDDEAEEDEETEELGSDEDDIDEDGQEYLEILAKQAGEDGDDEDWEEDDAEETALEGYSTIIDDEDNPIDEYQIFKTIFQTIQNRNPVWYQALTQGLSEEQRKQLQDIATLADQRRAAHESKMIEKHGGYKFNAPVVPTSFNFGGPAPGMN; encoded by the exons GCTCATAAGTCAGGGAACTTTGTTTCAACTCTGCTTCAGATCACTATGTCCGAGCAACTGGATTTACCAGTGAGACAGGCAG GGGTTATCTACTTGAAAAATATGATAACCCAGTATTGGCCAGATCGTGAAACTGCACCAGGAGAGATTCCACCTTACTCCATCCCAGAAGAAGATAGACACTGTATTCGTGAAAATATTGTAGAAGCCATTATTCACTCTCCTGAGTTGATTAG AGTACAGCTTACTACTTGCATTCACCATATTATCAAGCATGATTATCCTAGTCGCTGGACTGCAGTTGTGGAGAAAATTGGATTTTATCTTCAGTCTGACAACAGTGCTTGTTGGCTTGGAATTCTTCTTTGTCTTTATCAACTTGTGAAAAACTATGA GTACAAGAAACCAGAGGAGCGGAGTCCTTTGATAGCCGCAATGCAACATTTTCTGCCAGTTCTGAAGGATAGATTCATTCAGCTCCTGAGTGATCCATCTGATCAGTCTGTCCTCATCCAGAAGCAgatcttcaaaatattttatgccCTTGTCCag tacaCGTTACCTTTGGAGTTGATAAATCAGCAAAACCTGACTGAATGGGTAGAAATCCTGAAGACTGTTGTTGATAGGGATGTACCGGCT GAAACCCTTCAAGTTGATGAAGATGATAGACCTGAGTTGCCTTGGTGGAAATGCAAGAAGTGGGCTTTGCATATCTTAGCTAGACTTTTTGAGAg GTATGGAAGCCCTGGTAATGTTTCCAAGGAGTACAATGAGTTTGCTGAAGTGTTCCTGAAGGCCTTTGCTGTTGGTGTTCAGCAA GTGTTGTTGAAAGTGTTGTATCAATACAAGGAAAAGCAGTACATGGCTCCTAGAGTTCTACAGCAAACACTGAATTACATCAACCAAGGAGTGTCACATGCAGTCACCTGGAAGAATCTGAAACCTCACATTCAA ggAATTATCCaagatgttatttttccattgaTGTGCTATACAGATGCTGATGAAGAGCTTTGGCAGGAAGATCCGTATGAGTATATTCGCATGAAATTCG ATGTATTTGAAGACTTCATTTCTCCAACAACTGCTGCTCAGACGTTATTGTTTACATCATGTAGTAAAAGGAAAGAG GTCTTGCAGAAGACGATGGGCTTCTGTTATCAGATTCTTACGGAGCCAAATGCTGACCCTCGTAAGAAAGATGGTGCTTTACATATGATCGGTTCTTTGGCTGAAATTCTCCTAAAA AAGAAGATCTATAAAGATCAGATGGAATACATGTTGCAGAATCACGTGTTCCCTCTCTTCAGCAGTGAGCTGGGTTACATGAGAGCACGG GCTTGTTGGgttcttcattatttctgtgaagtCAAATTTAAGAGTGACCAGAACCTCCAGACAGCCTTAGAACTTACAAGACGGTGTCTGATAGATGATAGGGAAATGCCTGTGAAAGTGGAAGCTGCAATAGCACTTCAAGTTCTGATCAGTAATCAGGAGAAAG CGAAAGAATATATTACTCCATTCATTAGACCTGTAATGCAAGCTTTACTTCATATTATAAGAGAGACTGAAAACGATGATCTTACTAATGTGATTCAGAAGATGATCTGTGAATATAGTGAAGAAGTTACCCCAATTGCAGTAGAAATGACGCAGCATTTG GCAATGACATTCAACCAGGTGATCCAGACTGGACCAGATGAGGAAGGCAGTGATGACAAAGCAGTGACAGCAATGGGGATCTTGAATACTATTGATACGCTTCTTAGTGTAGTTGAAGATCACAAGGAA attacCCAGCAGCTGGAAGGGATCTGTTTGCAAGTGATTGGAACAGTTCTGCAGCAGCATGTATTAG AGTTCTACGAGGAGATCTTTTCCTTGGCTCATAGTCTGACCTGTCAGCAAGTTTCTGCGCAAATGTGGCAGcttcttcctcttgtttttGAAGTCTTTCAGCAGGATGGCTTTGATTATTTTACCG ACATGATGCCTCTCTTGCATAATTATGTTACTGTTGATACAGATACACTTCTGTCAGACACCAAATATCTTGAAATGATCTACAGTATGTGCAAGAAG gTCCTCACAGGAGTTGCTGGAGAAGATGCAGAATGTCATGCAGCAAAGCTGTTAGAAGTAATTATTCTTCAGTGTAAAGGGCGTGGCATTGATCAG TGCATACCCTTATTTGTGGAAGCTGCATTAGAAAGATTGACCAGAGAAGTGAAAACCAGTGAACTGCGAACAATGTGCCTCCAGGTTGCCATAGCTGCTTTGTATTACAATCCTCATTTACTATTAAATACATTGGAAAATCTTCGTTTTCCCAATAATGTGGAGCCTGTCACTAATCACTTCATAACACAGTGGCTTAATGATGTGGACTGTTTCTTGGG ACTTCATGACAGAAAGATGTGTGTGCTTGGCTTGTGTGCTCTTATTGATCTGGAGCAAATACCACAGGTTTTAAATCAAGTTGCTGGCCAGATCCTGCCAGCTTTTATCCTTTTATTTAATGGATTGAAAAGAGCATATGCCTGTCATGCAGAGCATGAAAATGACAGCGATGATGATGACGAAGCTGAAGAAGATGAGGAAACAG AGGAATTGGGGAGTGATGAAGATGACATTGATGAAGATGGTCAAGAATATCTAGAAATTCTAGCAAAACAGGCAGGTGAAGATGGAGATGATGAAGACTGGGAAGAAGATGATGCTGAAGAGACTGCTTTAGAAGGCTATTCCACAATTATTGATGATGAAGACAACCCTATTGATGAATatcagatatttaaaacaatttttcaga caatTCAGAATCGTAACCCTGTATGGTACCAAGCTTTGACACAGGGTCTTAgtgaagaacaaagaaaacaattgcaGGACATAGCAACTCTGGCAGATCAGAGGCGGGCAGCACATG
- the IPO7 gene encoding importin-7 isoform X2 has protein sequence MDPNTIIEALRGTMDPALREAAERQLNEAHKSGNFVSTLLQITMSEQLDLPVRQAGVIYLKNMITQYWPDRETAPGEIPPYSIPEEDRHCIRENIVEAIIHSPELIRVQLTTCIHHIIKHDYPSRWTAVVEKIGFYLQSDNSACWLGILLCLYQLVKNYEYKKPEERSPLIAAMQHFLPVLKDRFIQLLSDPSDQSVLIQKQIFKIFYALVQYTLPLELINQQNLTEWVEILKTVVDRDVPAETLQVDEDDRPELPWWKCKKWALHILARLFERYGSPGNVSKEYNEFAEVFLKAFAVGVQQVLLKVLYQYKEKQYMAPRVLQQTLNYINQGVSHAVTWKNLKPHIQGIIQDVIFPLMCYTDADEELWQEDPYEYIRMKFDVFEDFISPTTAAQTLLFTSCSKRKEVLQKTMGFCYQILTEPNADPRKKDGALHMIGSLAEILLKKKIYKDQMEYMLQNHVFPLFSSELGYMRARACWVLHYFCEVKFKSDQNLQTALELTRRCLIDDREMPVKVEAAIALQVLISNQEKAKEYITPFIRPVMQALLHIIRETENDDLTNVIQKMICEYSEEVTPIAVEMTQHLAMTFNQVIQTGPDEEGSDDKAVTAMGILNTIDTLLSVVEDHKEITQQLEGICLQVIGTVLQQHVLEFYEEIFSLAHSLTCQQVSAQMWQLLPLVFEVFQQDGFDYFTDMMPLLHNYVTVDTDTLLSDTKYLEMIYSMCKKVLTGVAGEDAECHAAKLLEVIILQCKGRGIDQCIPLFVEAALERLTREVKTSELRTMCLQVAIAALYYNPHLLLNTLENLRFPNNVEPVTNHFITQWLNDVDCFLGLHDRKMCVLGLCALIDLEQIPQVLNQVAGQILPAFILLFNGLKRAYACHAEHENDSDDDDEAEEDEETEELGSDEDDIDEDGQEYLEILAKQAGEDGDDEDWEEDDAEETALEGYSTIIDDEDNPIDEYQIFKTIFQTIQNRNPVWYQALTQGLSEEQRKQLQDIATLADQRRAAHESKMIEKHGGYKFNAPVVPTSFNFGGPAPGMN, from the exons GCTCATAAGTCAGGGAACTTTGTTTCAACTCTGCTTCAGATCACTATGTCCGAGCAACTGGATTTACCAGTGAGACAGGCAG GGGTTATCTACTTGAAAAATATGATAACCCAGTATTGGCCAGATCGTGAAACTGCACCAGGAGAGATTCCACCTTACTCCATCCCAGAAGAAGATAGACACTGTATTCGTGAAAATATTGTAGAAGCCATTATTCACTCTCCTGAGTTGATTAG AGTACAGCTTACTACTTGCATTCACCATATTATCAAGCATGATTATCCTAGTCGCTGGACTGCAGTTGTGGAGAAAATTGGATTTTATCTTCAGTCTGACAACAGTGCTTGTTGGCTTGGAATTCTTCTTTGTCTTTATCAACTTGTGAAAAACTATGA GTACAAGAAACCAGAGGAGCGGAGTCCTTTGATAGCCGCAATGCAACATTTTCTGCCAGTTCTGAAGGATAGATTCATTCAGCTCCTGAGTGATCCATCTGATCAGTCTGTCCTCATCCAGAAGCAgatcttcaaaatattttatgccCTTGTCCag tacaCGTTACCTTTGGAGTTGATAAATCAGCAAAACCTGACTGAATGGGTAGAAATCCTGAAGACTGTTGTTGATAGGGATGTACCGGCT GAAACCCTTCAAGTTGATGAAGATGATAGACCTGAGTTGCCTTGGTGGAAATGCAAGAAGTGGGCTTTGCATATCTTAGCTAGACTTTTTGAGAg GTATGGAAGCCCTGGTAATGTTTCCAAGGAGTACAATGAGTTTGCTGAAGTGTTCCTGAAGGCCTTTGCTGTTGGTGTTCAGCAA GTGTTGTTGAAAGTGTTGTATCAATACAAGGAAAAGCAGTACATGGCTCCTAGAGTTCTACAGCAAACACTGAATTACATCAACCAAGGAGTGTCACATGCAGTCACCTGGAAGAATCTGAAACCTCACATTCAA ggAATTATCCaagatgttatttttccattgaTGTGCTATACAGATGCTGATGAAGAGCTTTGGCAGGAAGATCCGTATGAGTATATTCGCATGAAATTCG ATGTATTTGAAGACTTCATTTCTCCAACAACTGCTGCTCAGACGTTATTGTTTACATCATGTAGTAAAAGGAAAGAG GTCTTGCAGAAGACGATGGGCTTCTGTTATCAGATTCTTACGGAGCCAAATGCTGACCCTCGTAAGAAAGATGGTGCTTTACATATGATCGGTTCTTTGGCTGAAATTCTCCTAAAA AAGAAGATCTATAAAGATCAGATGGAATACATGTTGCAGAATCACGTGTTCCCTCTCTTCAGCAGTGAGCTGGGTTACATGAGAGCACGG GCTTGTTGGgttcttcattatttctgtgaagtCAAATTTAAGAGTGACCAGAACCTCCAGACAGCCTTAGAACTTACAAGACGGTGTCTGATAGATGATAGGGAAATGCCTGTGAAAGTGGAAGCTGCAATAGCACTTCAAGTTCTGATCAGTAATCAGGAGAAAG CGAAAGAATATATTACTCCATTCATTAGACCTGTAATGCAAGCTTTACTTCATATTATAAGAGAGACTGAAAACGATGATCTTACTAATGTGATTCAGAAGATGATCTGTGAATATAGTGAAGAAGTTACCCCAATTGCAGTAGAAATGACGCAGCATTTG GCAATGACATTCAACCAGGTGATCCAGACTGGACCAGATGAGGAAGGCAGTGATGACAAAGCAGTGACAGCAATGGGGATCTTGAATACTATTGATACGCTTCTTAGTGTAGTTGAAGATCACAAGGAA attacCCAGCAGCTGGAAGGGATCTGTTTGCAAGTGATTGGAACAGTTCTGCAGCAGCATGTATTAG AGTTCTACGAGGAGATCTTTTCCTTGGCTCATAGTCTGACCTGTCAGCAAGTTTCTGCGCAAATGTGGCAGcttcttcctcttgtttttGAAGTCTTTCAGCAGGATGGCTTTGATTATTTTACCG ACATGATGCCTCTCTTGCATAATTATGTTACTGTTGATACAGATACACTTCTGTCAGACACCAAATATCTTGAAATGATCTACAGTATGTGCAAGAAG gTCCTCACAGGAGTTGCTGGAGAAGATGCAGAATGTCATGCAGCAAAGCTGTTAGAAGTAATTATTCTTCAGTGTAAAGGGCGTGGCATTGATCAG TGCATACCCTTATTTGTGGAAGCTGCATTAGAAAGATTGACCAGAGAAGTGAAAACCAGTGAACTGCGAACAATGTGCCTCCAGGTTGCCATAGCTGCTTTGTATTACAATCCTCATTTACTATTAAATACATTGGAAAATCTTCGTTTTCCCAATAATGTGGAGCCTGTCACTAATCACTTCATAACACAGTGGCTTAATGATGTGGACTGTTTCTTGGG ACTTCATGACAGAAAGATGTGTGTGCTTGGCTTGTGTGCTCTTATTGATCTGGAGCAAATACCACAGGTTTTAAATCAAGTTGCTGGCCAGATCCTGCCAGCTTTTATCCTTTTATTTAATGGATTGAAAAGAGCATATGCCTGTCATGCAGAGCATGAAAATGACAGCGATGATGATGACGAAGCTGAAGAAGATGAGGAAACAG AGGAATTGGGGAGTGATGAAGATGACATTGATGAAGATGGTCAAGAATATCTAGAAATTCTAGCAAAACAGGCAGGTGAAGATGGAGATGATGAAGACTGGGAAGAAGATGATGCTGAAGAGACTGCTTTAGAAGGCTATTCCACAATTATTGATGATGAAGACAACCCTATTGATGAATatcagatatttaaaacaatttttcaga caatTCAGAATCGTAACCCTGTATGGTACCAAGCTTTGACACAGGGTCTTAgtgaagaacaaagaaaacaattgcaGGACATAGCAACTCTGGCAGATCAGAGGCGGGCAGCACATG